Proteins encoded together in one Maricaulis maris window:
- a CDS encoding serine hydrolase domain-containing protein: MAFKHALAALALATTAILPACAQDIQTVETPAALGFDPAALDALDARLDQLAAEGARPGYAAIIARGEQIAFVSEAGMIDLEAGTPFTVDSPVRIASMSKPVTAVAVMMLVERGLVSLDDPVSDYIPEFADIRVAVSPMADENGEIATRAPATVMTVEHLLTHTSGLGYIFENQTDLGRLYLETSLYAGEGNLEARMQQLSTLPLYADPGQRWIYSYSLDVAGRVVEVASGMPFEDFLETEIFTPLGMNSTGFFFDYVDFDEADMSPLYVHTESGDMVETEQANPSWASGGGGLVSTASDYIRFAMMLANGGTLGDVRILAPETFAEFSRPRLTAEQLGDGWTGRNFALGMDVVMPPAEGQQAAGVPGDLSWGGMFDTDFFVSPQTRTAAVIMTQIQPSRYRPEPRTLRVFRPMVYASFAFD; this comes from the coding sequence ATGGCGTTCAAACATGCCTTGGCAGCGCTGGCGCTCGCCACGACAGCGATCCTGCCCGCCTGTGCGCAGGACATTCAGACAGTCGAAACACCCGCAGCGCTGGGTTTTGACCCGGCAGCCCTGGACGCGCTCGATGCCCGTCTGGACCAGCTGGCCGCGGAAGGCGCCCGGCCGGGTTATGCCGCGATCATTGCCCGCGGCGAGCAGATCGCCTTTGTCTCCGAGGCCGGGATGATCGATCTCGAAGCCGGAACCCCCTTCACCGTGGACAGCCCGGTCCGCATCGCCTCGATGAGCAAGCCGGTGACCGCCGTGGCGGTGATGATGCTGGTCGAGCGCGGGCTGGTCTCGCTCGATGACCCGGTCAGCGACTACATTCCCGAATTCGCCGATATCCGGGTCGCCGTCTCGCCGATGGCCGATGAGAATGGCGAGATCGCCACGCGGGCGCCGGCGACCGTGATGACGGTCGAGCACCTGCTCACCCATACCTCCGGCCTCGGCTATATCTTCGAGAACCAGACCGATCTGGGGCGCCTCTATCTGGAGACCTCCCTCTATGCCGGCGAGGGCAATCTGGAAGCCCGCATGCAGCAGCTCTCCACACTGCCGCTCTATGCCGATCCGGGTCAGCGCTGGATCTATTCCTATTCTCTGGACGTCGCCGGAAGGGTCGTCGAAGTCGCGTCCGGCATGCCGTTCGAGGACTTCCTCGAGACCGAGATCTTCACCCCGCTCGGCATGAATTCGACCGGCTTTTTCTTCGATTATGTCGATTTCGACGAAGCCGACATGTCGCCGCTCTATGTCCACACAGAAAGCGGCGATATGGTCGAAACGGAGCAAGCCAACCCGAGCTGGGCGTCCGGCGGCGGCGGCCTTGTCTCGACGGCCTCTGACTATATCCGCTTTGCCATGATGCTCGCCAATGGCGGGACGCTGGGCGATGTCCGGATCCTGGCGCCCGAGACCTTTGCCGAGTTCAGCCGGCCGCGCCTGACCGCTGAGCAGCTTGGTGATGGCTGGACGGGCCGTAATTTCGCGCTCGGCATGGACGTGGTGATGCCACCAGCCGAGGGCCAGCAGGCCGCGGGCGTGCCCGGGGATCTGAGCTGGGGCGGGATGTTTGATACCGATTTCTTCGTCAGCCCGCAGACCCGCACCGCGGCCGTGATCATGACCCAGATCCAGCCGTCCCGGTATCGCCCCGAGCCGCGCACCCTGCGTGTCTTCCGGCCGATGGTGTATGCCAGCTTCGCCTTCGACTGA
- a CDS encoding superoxide dismutase — MAFTLPDLPYAKDALAPHISSQTLDFHHGKHHNAYVGKLNGLVEGTDMASLSLEDVIKKSAGDASKAGIFNNAAQIWNHTFYWQSMRPNGGGAPTGDLAAMIDRDFGSLDAFKTAFADAGATQFGSGWAWLVLANGKLEIRKTLNAETPLTEEGVTPLLTMDVWEHAYYLDFQNRRPDYITSFLDNLVNWEFAAENLAAAQ, encoded by the coding sequence ATGGCTTTCACTTTGCCCGATCTTCCCTACGCCAAGGATGCGCTGGCCCCTCATATCTCCTCCCAGACGCTCGATTTCCACCACGGGAAGCACCACAATGCCTATGTCGGCAAGCTGAACGGGCTGGTCGAGGGCACCGACATGGCGTCGCTGTCGCTGGAAGACGTCATCAAGAAGAGCGCAGGCGATGCCTCAAAGGCCGGCATTTTCAACAATGCCGCCCAGATCTGGAACCACACCTTCTACTGGCAGTCCATGCGTCCCAATGGCGGCGGTGCGCCGACCGGTGACCTGGCCGCGATGATCGACCGTGACTTCGGGTCGCTCGATGCCTTCAAGACCGCCTTTGCCGATGCCGGCGCCACGCAGTTCGGCTCCGGCTGGGCCTGGCTCGTCCTGGCCAATGGCAAGCTGGAAATCCGCAAGACGCTGAATGCGGAAACGCCGCTGACCGAAGAGGGGGTCACCCCGCTGCTGACCATGGACGTCTGGGAGCACGCCTATTACCTCGACTTCCAGAACCGTCGCCCCGACTACATCACCAGCTTCCTCGACAATCTGGTGAACTGGGAATTCGCGGCTGAAAACCTCGCTGCGGCCCAATAA
- a CDS encoding squalene/phytoene synthase family protein → MMAKEIDSLLHTADPDRYLCALFAQPDDRAGLLALYGLNHELGKAADSSSESLIGEMKLTWWRDAVADLYAATPKVRRHDVTEGLAPLTDRIPFADLSPLIEARFDDIAARPFRDLDDVLAYVDATSGLLVRLGLRTVGAEASLPAGIALAAGRAWGLTGLLRAFPLRARIGRAPVGGDSLGQVAVTPAMLAQGLGAEKVAQARQPVIAAARDACRTLAGFGPLPAEAVPAMGYCRLAAWHLGRLPDSPYALAPDINPLARRLRLTWLALSGR, encoded by the coding sequence ATGATGGCCAAGGAAATCGACAGCTTGCTGCACACCGCCGACCCGGATCGCTATCTCTGCGCGCTGTTCGCCCAGCCCGATGACCGGGCCGGTCTGCTGGCGCTCTACGGGCTCAATCACGAGCTCGGCAAGGCTGCGGATTCCAGCTCGGAGAGCCTGATCGGCGAGATGAAGCTGACCTGGTGGCGCGACGCCGTCGCAGACCTCTATGCCGCGACGCCCAAGGTGCGTCGCCACGATGTCACCGAGGGCCTGGCGCCGCTCACCGACCGCATCCCGTTCGCCGATCTTTCCCCCCTGATCGAGGCTCGCTTCGACGATATCGCCGCCCGGCCTTTCCGGGATCTTGATGATGTCCTTGCCTATGTCGATGCCACCTCCGGCCTGCTCGTCCGGCTTGGACTACGCACGGTCGGTGCCGAGGCTTCGCTGCCGGCAGGGATTGCCCTTGCAGCGGGACGCGCCTGGGGGCTGACCGGTCTCCTGCGGGCCTTCCCGTTGCGGGCGCGGATCGGTCGCGCCCCGGTCGGCGGAGACAGTCTCGGTCAGGTCGCTGTCACCCCGGCGATGCTGGCGCAGGGTCTCGGCGCCGAGAAGGTGGCGCAGGCGCGCCAGCCGGTGATCGCCGCCGCTCGTGACGCCTGCCGGACCCTTGCCGGGTTCGGTCCGCTGCCAGCCGAGGCGGTTCCGGCGATGGGCTATTGCCGCCTCGCGGCCTGGCATCTCGGCCGTCTGCCGGACAGCCCCTATGCCCTCGCGCCGGACATCAATCCGCTCGCCCGGCGCTTGCGACTGACATGGCTGGCATTAAGCGGTCGATAG
- a CDS encoding SDR family oxidoreductase — translation MHHALITGANRGLGLEHARQLLDRGWHISAAVRDPDAATELRALPVGTGKLDIHAYDAADPESAEALAKVVTGPVDLLFANAGMMAPETRKFGRAAGAAMVEEFKVNTIAPLALVEAFVDQVAQSEMKVIALQSSRMGSIRENGSGAAYGYRGSKAALNAIGKSLSVDLKDRGIVVLILHPGWVKTDMGGPNGQLTVQESVSGQLDLIARAYGNPVMSGRFYHVSGQDLPW, via the coding sequence ATGCATCACGCGCTGATTACCGGAGCCAATCGCGGACTGGGGCTGGAGCATGCCCGGCAATTGCTCGACCGCGGCTGGCATATCAGCGCCGCCGTGCGGGATCCGGATGCAGCGACCGAGCTTCGCGCTTTGCCGGTTGGCACGGGCAAGCTGGATATTCACGCCTATGACGCAGCTGACCCCGAGAGCGCCGAGGCCCTCGCCAAGGTCGTGACGGGGCCGGTCGACCTGCTGTTTGCCAATGCCGGGATGATGGCCCCGGAGACACGCAAATTCGGCCGTGCCGCCGGTGCGGCGATGGTGGAAGAGTTCAAGGTCAACACGATCGCGCCGCTGGCGCTGGTCGAGGCCTTTGTCGACCAGGTCGCCCAGTCCGAGATGAAGGTCATCGCCCTGCAGTCCTCGCGCATGGGCTCGATCCGCGAGAATGGCAGCGGTGCAGCGTACGGCTATCGTGGCTCCAAGGCCGCGCTCAACGCCATCGGCAAGTCGCTCAGTGTCGATCTCAAGGATCGCGGCATCGTCGTGCTGATCCTGCACCCCGGCTGGGTCAAGACCGACATGGGCGGCCCCAATGGCCAGCTCACGGTCCAGGAATCGGTGTCCGGCCAGCTCGACCTGATCGCCCGTGCCTATGGCAATCCGGTGATGAGCGGCCGCTTCTATCACGTCTCTGGCCAGGACCTGCCCTGGTAG
- the trmFO gene encoding methylenetetrahydrofolate--tRNA-(uracil(54)-C(5))-methyltransferase (FADH(2)-oxidizing) TrmFO produces MPRMTDQAIKPVHVIGGGMAGSEATWQLVSKGVPVILHEMRGVKGTHAHHTDGLAELVCSNSFRSDDHRTNAVGLLHEEMRRLDSIILRQGDAARLPAGGALAVDRDVFSQAVTKELSEHPLVTINREEIPALPPEDWDSVIIATGPLTSESLSEAILKETGEGELAFFDAIAPVVYRDSVNTDKAWFQSRYDKGETEAERKAYLNCPMDRDQYEAFIDALIAAEKTEFKEWEANTPYFDGCLPIEVMAERGRETLRHGPMKPVGLTNPHNPTVKPWAIVQLRQDNALGTLFNLVGFQTKMKYGAQGEVLRMIPGLEEARFARLGGIHRNTFLNSPKLLDAQLRLKSQPRLRFAGQLIGVEGYVESAAMGLLAGRYAAAERLGGSLTPPPATTALGALIAHVTGGHLDSGKGSFQPMNVNFGLFPPIEQPTVDAEGNRIKGKAKTPARKTAMSQRALDDLASWQAG; encoded by the coding sequence ATGCCGCGCATGACAGATCAAGCGATAAAACCCGTTCACGTCATCGGCGGCGGCATGGCCGGCTCCGAGGCAACCTGGCAGCTCGTCTCCAAGGGCGTTCCTGTCATCCTGCACGAGATGCGCGGCGTGAAGGGCACTCACGCCCACCATACCGACGGGCTGGCCGAGCTGGTGTGCTCGAACTCCTTCCGCTCGGATGATCACCGCACCAATGCGGTCGGCCTCCTGCACGAGGAAATGCGCCGCCTCGACTCGATCATCCTGCGCCAGGGTGATGCCGCGCGCCTGCCCGCTGGCGGGGCGCTGGCTGTCGATCGCGACGTCTTCTCGCAAGCCGTCACGAAAGAGCTCTCCGAGCATCCGCTGGTCACCATCAATCGCGAGGAAATCCCGGCCCTGCCGCCGGAGGACTGGGACAGCGTCATCATCGCCACCGGTCCGCTGACCTCGGAAAGCCTGTCCGAGGCGATCCTGAAGGAGACCGGCGAAGGCGAGCTGGCCTTCTTCGATGCCATCGCCCCGGTGGTCTACCGGGACAGCGTCAATACCGACAAAGCCTGGTTCCAGTCGCGCTATGACAAGGGCGAGACCGAAGCCGAGCGCAAGGCCTATCTCAACTGCCCGATGGACAGGGACCAGTATGAGGCCTTCATCGACGCGCTGATCGCGGCGGAGAAGACCGAGTTCAAGGAATGGGAAGCCAACACCCCCTATTTCGACGGCTGCCTGCCGATCGAGGTGATGGCCGAACGCGGTCGCGAGACCCTGCGCCACGGGCCGATGAAACCGGTCGGCCTGACCAATCCGCACAATCCGACCGTCAAGCCCTGGGCCATTGTCCAGCTGCGCCAGGACAATGCGCTGGGCACGCTGTTCAACCTCGTCGGCTTCCAGACCAAGATGAAATACGGCGCCCAGGGCGAAGTCCTGCGCATGATCCCCGGCCTGGAGGAGGCGCGCTTTGCCCGCCTTGGCGGCATTCACCGCAACACCTTCCTCAACTCACCCAAGCTGCTCGATGCGCAATTGCGCCTGAAGAGTCAGCCGCGCCTGCGCTTTGCCGGGCAGCTGATCGGTGTCGAGGGCTATGTCGAGAGCGCTGCGATGGGCCTTTTGGCCGGACGCTATGCCGCCGCCGAGCGACTTGGCGGGAGCCTGACACCGCCACCGGCGACCACCGCGCTCGGCGCGCTGATCGCCCATGTCACAGGCGGTCACCTGGATAGCGGCAAGGGCTCTTTCCAGCCGATGAATGTCAATTTCGGCCTTTTCCCGCCGATCGAGCAGCCCACCGTCGATGCCGAAGGCAACCGCATCAAGGGCAAGGCCAAGACCCCGGCCCGCAAGACCGCGATGTCGCAGCGCGCGCTCGACGATCTGGCGAGCTGGCAGGCGGGCTGA
- a CDS encoding energy transducer TonB, which produces MKQVWVALLALMVTATAGAQGLPPEVTAAYRAYQAALDAGDTVALLESARGAYEAGDEAGIDRATLATLAENYGFAASLNGEYETAQLAWRNAARLSDRANADPVERAWRWHNAALVALHNEDRSDAYACSRNAANALEELGAALAPAADFAGDAFLTRAALAMGRGRIHEAGEAALQSAAAFEISLVEPTASYGLALFYAGISQTLDRDFDAATYSLHMAIDVMEEKAPDHPDRRTMRAALVSARGARFDDEAGGGDEGPESRLNARLAENPFHTARYLASEAEDEADEADGTDEGVPCCDAAPIRRREPSYPMEAAYSDLDGVVYATFAVTEEGRTDAIEVTGSFPPGVFDQASINAIEDWTYEPATRDGVPVRREGVVTRFDFRMRR; this is translated from the coding sequence ATGAAGCAGGTTTGGGTTGCGCTATTGGCGCTGATGGTCACGGCAACAGCTGGCGCGCAAGGGCTGCCGCCAGAGGTTACAGCCGCCTATCGGGCGTATCAGGCGGCATTGGATGCCGGCGACACCGTTGCACTGCTCGAGAGTGCGCGGGGCGCTTACGAGGCCGGTGATGAGGCCGGTATCGACCGAGCCACGCTGGCGACCCTGGCTGAAAATTACGGGTTTGCCGCGTCCTTGAACGGAGAATACGAGACCGCTCAACTTGCGTGGCGAAACGCGGCCCGCCTTTCGGACCGGGCCAATGCCGATCCGGTCGAGCGCGCCTGGCGTTGGCACAATGCGGCTCTGGTTGCGCTCCATAACGAGGATCGGAGTGACGCCTACGCCTGCTCCCGCAACGCGGCGAATGCGCTGGAAGAATTGGGTGCCGCCCTTGCTCCTGCGGCAGATTTCGCCGGAGATGCCTTCCTGACGCGGGCCGCGCTGGCGATGGGGCGCGGTCGTATTCACGAGGCTGGCGAGGCGGCCTTGCAGTCAGCGGCGGCCTTTGAGATATCCTTGGTCGAGCCGACCGCCAGCTATGGGCTCGCCCTGTTCTATGCTGGAATCTCGCAGACGCTGGACCGCGACTTTGATGCGGCGACCTATTCGCTGCACATGGCGATCGACGTCATGGAGGAAAAGGCTCCTGATCATCCCGACAGGCGGACGATGAGGGCGGCCTTGGTTTCAGCGCGCGGCGCCCGGTTCGATGATGAGGCGGGCGGTGGTGATGAGGGGCCCGAGTCGCGTCTCAATGCGCGTCTCGCCGAGAACCCTTTCCACACCGCGCGCTATCTGGCGTCCGAGGCCGAGGATGAGGCTGACGAAGCCGACGGGACGGATGAAGGGGTTCCGTGTTGTGATGCTGCGCCGATCAGGCGGCGTGAACCCAGCTATCCGATGGAAGCGGCCTACTCGGATCTTGATGGTGTTGTCTATGCGACCTTCGCTGTGACCGAGGAGGGCCGCACTGACGCGATTGAAGTGACCGGCTCCTTCCCGCCCGGTGTCTTCGATCAAGCATCAATCAATGCCATTGAAGACTGGACCTATGAACCGGCGACACGCGACGGTGTTCCGGTGCGTCGCGAGGGCGTCGTAACCCGCTTTGACTTTCGTATGCGGCGCTGA